In a genomic window of Phragmites australis chromosome 14, lpPhrAust1.1, whole genome shotgun sequence:
- the LOC133890247 gene encoding serine/threonine-protein phosphatase 7 long form homolog, producing MAGLPMFDNAALTALVDRWRPKTHTFHLPCGELTVTLQDVVMILGLLVDGQPVCGNVQSAGWRDMVEQFVGRPPEPAQDAKDKKPSGVNSARLAQNFTEFPGDAAEQVIESYARAWLWHLVGGYLFPDGSGNTVSWMYLPILGEQWENVGLYSWGSATLAWLYRQLCDACRRSGDHANLGGCAYLLQVWMWERLPFEDEGSLLTVAFLCRNVRAVTGNAGRRYLFYTNELNCIMQSHVTWEPYDWHEIVAMGLSTLCTQDSEYWQSVLPLICFYIVEMHCPNRMMRQFGKLQGTPPDTIPTFVALHKIDKRKQRGARDWRDVHHSYLVQWTNRAQTIMHGGAAHRSGPYREYLRWLHNNSRLTIKPPRIAVGAEDLLDSDDEDDLGQQLGCLANEAGQALLVPPGSAEEVGHLRAFVERVRRSCRRLAYKMSCMTTPDVELAQGDPSSQPSAGHTAALTQQTPVHYGT from the exons ATGGCGGGGTTGCCGATGTTCGACAACGCAGCTCTAACTGCGCTAGTCGACCGTTGGAGACCGAAGACACACACCTTCCACCTCCCTTGCGGCGAGCTCACGGTCACGCTGCAGGATGTGGTCATGATTCTCGGGCTTCTAGTGGACGGACAGCCTGTGTGCGGGAATGTGCAGTCTGCTGGATGGAGAGACATGGTGGAGCAGTTTGTTGGTAGGCCACCTGAGCCAGCGCAGGACGCGAAGGACAAGAAACCTTCTGGCGTCAACTCTGCCAGGTTGGCTCAGAACTTCACGGAGTTCCCTGGAGATGCAGCGGAGCAGGTCATCGAGAGCTACGCTCGCGCGTGGTTGTGGCATCTTGTGGGCGGGTACTTGTTTCCAGACGGGAGTGGTAACACAGTCTCATGGATGTACTTGCCGATACTTGGCGAGCAATGGGAGAACGTCGGACTATACAGTTGGGGATCGGCCACGCTCGCATGGCTGTACCGACAGCTATGTGATGCATGCAGGCGTAGTGGGGACCATGCCAACCTTGGGGGATGTGCGTACCTGCTTCAGGTGTGGATGTGGGAGCGGCTGCCG TTCGAGGATGAGGGCTCGCTGCTGACCGTTGCTTTTCTTTGCAGGAACGTCCGGGCCGTGACTGGAAATGCAGGCAGGCGGTACCTCTTCTACACCAATGAGCTCAACTGCATCATGCAAAGCCAC GTGACGTGGGAGCCATATGATTGGCATGAGATCGTTGCCATGGGTCTTAGCACATTGTGCACACAGGACAGTGAGTATTGGCAGTCCGTTCTGCCACTTATTTGCTTCTATATTGTTGAAATGCACTGTCCAAACCGTATGATGAGGCAGTTTGGGAAGTTACAGGGTACGCCTCCAGACACGATCCCCACGTTCGTGGCTTTGCACAA GATTGACAAGAGGAAGCAAAGGGGTGCTAGAGATTGGCGGGACGTCCACCACAGCTACTTGGTGCAGTGGACCAACCGGGCCCAAACTATCATGCACGGTGGTGCTGCACACCGCTCAGGTCCCTACCGTGAGTACTTGAGGTGGCTGCACAACAATTCCAGGTTGACAATCAAGCCACCTCGAATTGCAGTTGGAGCAGAAGATTTGCTGGActccgatgacgaggacgaCCTG GGCCAGCAGCTCGGATGCCTTGCAAATGAGGCTGGACAAGCGTTGCTTGTCCCTCCAGGTTCTGCAGAGGAGGTCGGCCATCTTCGCGCTTTCGTGGAG AGGGTTCGTAGGAGCTGTCGCCGCCTTGCGTACAAGATGAGCTGCATGACAACGCCGGATGTGGAGCTAGCACAAGGTGATCCTTCTTCCCAGCCATCTGCCGGCCACACGGCTGCTTTGACCCAGCAGACGCCGGTGCACTACGGTACCTAG